From the Micromonospora lupini genome, one window contains:
- a CDS encoding amidohydrolase family protein: MASRPHHSVLLDGERIVAVLPEAQAPLHDPDIDVLDLDGRTVMPGMTLGHTHIAYLNVLDGREMLFKYTIPEVTLGAAANAAAMLRLGYTAFVGAGSVAGIDMALRRAIDAGALPGPRITPCSRDLMVSGPPERRNPAVKQRIPSDLMRLADTPEELIEYVDTEVAQGAEIIKVFSTGDDTFPNGRSHELLFTAEELVIAARAAHERGVRIRAHSRGLGGIRNAIAAGVDVIDHATYADDAALEAIAERGIFVVPSLHQPYRLLTTGTQHGKTPEYLETLEFQAEVENTLRILPLMVDMGIPIVAGDDFGFAWTPHGRYAEELETYVSMAGIPAPVVLTWATANGARLAGRGDEAGTVQSGRLADLVVTDGDPAEDITVLGRPEAIELVLLGGRVVAGDAARYRAGQPAGVA; encoded by the coding sequence GTGGCCTCCCGACCGCACCACAGCGTGCTGCTCGACGGCGAGCGCATCGTGGCCGTCCTGCCCGAGGCGCAGGCGCCCCTGCACGACCCGGACATCGACGTCCTTGACCTCGACGGCCGGACGGTCATGCCGGGGATGACGCTCGGCCACACCCACATCGCGTACCTGAACGTGCTCGACGGCCGGGAGATGCTCTTCAAGTACACGATCCCGGAGGTCACCCTCGGCGCCGCCGCCAACGCGGCGGCGATGCTGCGGCTGGGCTACACCGCCTTCGTCGGCGCCGGCTCGGTGGCCGGCATCGACATGGCGCTGCGCCGGGCGATCGACGCCGGAGCGCTGCCCGGCCCGCGCATCACCCCGTGCAGCCGGGACCTGATGGTGTCCGGCCCGCCGGAGCGCCGCAACCCGGCGGTCAAGCAACGCATCCCGAGCGACCTGATGCGGCTGGCCGACACCCCGGAAGAGCTGATCGAGTACGTCGACACCGAGGTCGCCCAGGGCGCGGAGATCATCAAGGTCTTCTCCACAGGCGACGACACGTTCCCCAACGGGCGCTCGCACGAGCTGCTGTTCACCGCCGAGGAGCTGGTGATCGCGGCGCGGGCGGCACACGAGCGGGGGGTCCGGATCCGCGCCCACTCGCGCGGGCTCGGTGGCATCCGCAACGCCATCGCCGCCGGGGTCGACGTGATCGACCACGCTACCTACGCCGACGACGCGGCCCTGGAGGCGATCGCCGAGCGGGGCATCTTCGTGGTGCCGAGCCTGCACCAGCCGTACCGGCTGCTCACCACCGGCACGCAGCACGGCAAGACCCCGGAGTACCTGGAGACGCTCGAGTTCCAGGCCGAGGTGGAGAACACCCTGCGCATCCTGCCGTTGATGGTGGACATGGGCATCCCCATCGTGGCCGGCGACGACTTCGGCTTCGCGTGGACCCCGCACGGCCGGTACGCCGAGGAGCTGGAGACGTACGTCAGCATGGCGGGCATTCCCGCGCCAGTGGTGCTGACCTGGGCCACGGCCAACGGCGCGCGGCTGGCCGGGCGCGGCGACGAGGCGGGCACGGTGCAGTCGGGCCGGCTGGCCGACCTGGTGGTCACCGACGGCGACCCGGCCGAGGACATCACGGTGCTGGGCCGGCCGGAGGCGATCGAACTGGTGCTGCTGGGCGGTCGGGTGGTCGCCGGGGACGCCGCCCGCTACCGCGCCGGGCAGCCGGCGGGGGTGGCGTGA
- a CDS encoding ATP-grasp domain-containing protein has protein sequence MNRAILVIYRPAAGRYAAQFRSVVAAAAERGVTTVALLPTGQPAAEAAGLPCYHADLDNREAVRSVVATILAAHPVQRIFPLFEGDVLTAAHCRRDHGIEGLDPEEALTFRDKNVMHRRAVELGVPVARSCRPETVGAVAEFAAEVGWPVVIKPYAGWACGDTHRVDSAEDLARVWPLIADDRHDYRVEEYVRGAEYHVDSLLRDGEVVFEQLSRYTYSVLEFRDEPGGTVSRKHDLTPAERRIQAASATVLRGFGMRTGVAHVEFFLRDDGEVVFGEAAARAGGGSIVPAIQAGRGINLAGEWCRLELDPEHVPAATVGPEIGTEYLCSDRYGRITAITTADELRALDAVRDADVWKAVGDVLAVPTASNDVLGWYVCEGRDFDDVRARFKVIRDSFEVRTEPVGQPSCG, from the coding sequence GTGAACCGCGCGATCCTGGTCATCTACCGTCCGGCGGCCGGCCGGTACGCGGCCCAGTTCCGCAGCGTGGTCGCCGCCGCCGCCGAGCGGGGCGTGACCACAGTGGCGCTGCTGCCGACCGGGCAACCGGCCGCCGAAGCCGCCGGCCTGCCCTGCTACCACGCCGACCTCGACAATCGCGAGGCCGTCCGCTCGGTCGTCGCGACGATCCTCGCCGCGCACCCGGTACAGCGCATCTTCCCGCTCTTCGAGGGTGACGTGCTGACCGCCGCGCACTGCCGCCGCGACCACGGCATCGAGGGGCTCGACCCGGAGGAGGCCCTGACCTTCCGGGACAAGAACGTGATGCACCGCCGGGCCGTCGAGCTGGGCGTGCCGGTGGCCCGCTCGTGCCGCCCCGAGACGGTGGGCGCGGTCGCCGAGTTCGCCGCCGAGGTGGGCTGGCCGGTGGTGATCAAGCCGTACGCCGGCTGGGCCTGCGGCGACACCCACCGGGTGGACTCCGCCGAGGACCTGGCCCGGGTGTGGCCGCTGATCGCCGACGACAGGCACGACTACCGGGTGGAGGAGTACGTCCGGGGCGCCGAGTACCACGTCGACTCCCTGCTGCGCGACGGCGAGGTCGTCTTCGAGCAGCTCTCCCGCTACACGTACTCGGTCCTGGAGTTCCGCGACGAGCCCGGCGGCACGGTCTCCCGCAAGCACGACCTGACCCCGGCGGAGCGGCGCATCCAGGCCGCCAGCGCCACAGTGCTGCGCGGCTTCGGGATGCGTACCGGCGTGGCGCACGTGGAGTTCTTCCTCCGCGACGACGGCGAGGTGGTCTTCGGCGAGGCGGCCGCACGGGCCGGCGGCGGCTCGATCGTCCCCGCCATCCAGGCCGGCCGGGGGATCAACCTGGCGGGGGAGTGGTGCCGCCTGGAACTGGACCCGGAGCACGTGCCGGCCGCCACCGTCGGCCCGGAGATCGGCACCGAGTACCTCTGCTCCGACAGGTACGGCCGGATCACCGCGATCACCACTGCCGACGAGCTGCGCGCGTTGGACGCGGTACGCGACGCGGACGTGTGGAAGGCCGTCGGGGACGTGCTCGCCGTGCCGACCGCCTCCAACGACGTGCTCGGCTGGTACGTCTGCGAGGGCCGGGACTTCGACGACGTCCGCGCCCGGTTCAAGGTCATCCGGGACTCCTTCGAGGTACGCACCGAGCCGGTGGGGCAGCCGTCATGTGGCTGA
- a CDS encoding prephenate dehydratase, whose product MATPPETVADERVPALPGPLAEAYGRRWRSVVDGWASRPGTTLATLGPPGTSSHLTAVFLAERHGLRVELSDTFDAVLAALVDRRVDQALVPSAYQGLTRFHWHRDLRLEAYFAQATPEYGIAAHPDREPDPSAGQLAVAALWEVRRIFTDLAPPALRDREIRWVDADSTQHAAEILAAGGADLAVTNAPGVDGHGLRWVARRPGAEIVWTLFGRR is encoded by the coding sequence GTGGCTACACCACCTGAGACCGTCGCCGACGAGCGGGTGCCGGCGCTGCCGGGGCCGCTCGCCGAGGCGTACGGGCGGCGCTGGCGCAGCGTGGTGGACGGCTGGGCGAGCCGGCCCGGCACCACGCTGGCCACGCTCGGCCCGCCCGGAACGTCCAGCCACCTGACCGCGGTGTTCCTCGCCGAGCGGCACGGGCTGCGCGTCGAGCTGTCCGACACCTTCGACGCGGTGCTCGCGGCGCTCGTGGACCGGCGGGTCGACCAGGCCCTCGTGCCGAGCGCCTATCAGGGGCTCACCCGCTTCCACTGGCACCGCGACCTCCGGCTGGAGGCCTACTTCGCACAGGCCACCCCGGAGTACGGGATCGCCGCCCACCCGGACCGCGAGCCGGACCCGTCCGCTGGTCAGCTCGCCGTGGCCGCCCTCTGGGAGGTCCGGCGGATCTTCACCGACCTCGCGCCACCGGCCCTACGGGACCGGGAGATCAGGTGGGTCGACGCCGACTCCACCCAGCACGCCGCCGAGATCCTCGCGGCAGGCGGTGCCGACCTCGCCGTGACCAACGCGCCCGGGGTCGACGGCCACGGCCTGCGGTGGGTGGCCCGCCGCCCGGGCGCCGAGATCGTGTGGACCCTGTTCGGCCGCCGCTGA
- a CDS encoding B3/B4 domain-containing protein has translation MTQLSDGADTLTVRIDDRVLTAVPDYVLGVLAVSAVEVAPAPPAVSALLTAAEDALHAAGLDKAGVAGLPGIAAWREAYRTVGVNPNRFPCAAESIARRVAKGDRLPRINALVDLCNAVSLDAALPVASCAVDGITDLVVRPADGTETFLPLGAPDTPERPDPGEVVYADADGRAHSRRWNWRQGHLVRTEAGRHRLLLTVESAHPDGRAEVVAALARLAAALDALSDAPRQEAVLDVGTTSAVLRTAGPLSPAGNHQGSRQ, from the coding sequence ATGACCCAGCTCAGCGACGGTGCGGACACCCTCACCGTCCGCATCGACGACCGGGTGCTGACCGCAGTGCCGGACTACGTGCTCGGCGTGCTCGCCGTGTCGGCGGTCGAGGTCGCCCCGGCGCCGCCCGCCGTGTCGGCGCTGCTGACCGCCGCCGAGGACGCGCTGCACGCGGCCGGCCTGGACAAGGCGGGGGTGGCCGGGTTGCCGGGCATCGCCGCGTGGCGGGAGGCGTACCGGACGGTCGGGGTGAACCCGAACCGGTTCCCCTGCGCCGCCGAGTCGATCGCCCGACGGGTCGCCAAGGGCGACCGGCTGCCCCGGATCAACGCCCTGGTCGACCTCTGCAACGCCGTCTCGCTCGACGCGGCCCTGCCGGTGGCCTCGTGCGCTGTCGACGGCATCACCGACCTGGTCGTCCGACCGGCCGACGGCACCGAGACGTTCCTGCCACTCGGCGCTCCCGACACGCCGGAGCGACCCGACCCGGGCGAGGTCGTCTACGCCGACGCCGACGGGCGGGCGCACTCCCGGCGCTGGAACTGGCGGCAGGGGCACCTGGTCCGCACCGAGGCGGGTCGGCACCGGCTGCTGCTCACCGTCGAGTCGGCTCACCCCGACGGCCGGGCGGAGGTCGTGGCCGCGCTGGCCCGACTCGCCGCCGCCCTCGACGCCCTGTCCGACGCCCCGCGCCAGGAGGCGGTGCTCGACGTGGGGACGACAAGCGCCGTCCTGCGTACCGCGGGCCCGCTCAGCCCTGCCGGCAACCACCAGGGGAGCCGTCAGTGA
- a CDS encoding MFS transporter, whose translation MRRPVPVVPLLAVGAFAIGTDTFVVAGVLPEVARTLRVSVASAGWVSTVFALAYALAAPVLGALTGRLERRTVLVISLVGFTLGNVASALAPDLPLLLLARVLTAVSAALYVPAATASAAALAAPERRGRAMAVVLGGLSAATVAGVPFGTWLAADLQWRATFWLLAAIGAACAVAVLVGLPRLALPPGPSLAARLAPARDSRVGLAVLTTALFMTGGYLALTYVGALLAPATDGDGTMLAVLLLVFGVPAVAGTVLGGRATDRWGGLPVLVVSITGLALVLVTLPLTRQALLPAALAMAAWGVTAMATQPAQQHRLFSVAPTSGPLLLSLNSSATFVGIALGGFLGNRLLRHGGADALDLLGPVGAALCVLAVGTTLLGARVHADSRDDRPPTAGLASPDHPGLATPGGRGAAYGRTDNRTRTSRGSR comes from the coding sequence ATGCGGCGGCCCGTGCCTGTCGTCCCGCTGCTCGCGGTCGGGGCGTTCGCCATCGGCACCGACACCTTCGTCGTCGCGGGCGTGCTGCCCGAGGTGGCCCGCACGCTGCGGGTGAGCGTCGCCTCGGCCGGGTGGGTGAGCACCGTCTTCGCCCTCGCCTACGCCCTCGCCGCGCCGGTGCTCGGCGCGCTCACCGGCCGGCTGGAACGGCGTACCGTCCTGGTGATCTCGCTTGTCGGGTTCACGCTGGGCAACGTCGCCTCGGCGCTCGCGCCCGACCTGCCGCTGCTGCTGCTGGCTCGGGTCCTCACGGCGGTGAGCGCCGCGCTCTACGTCCCCGCCGCCACCGCGTCGGCGGCCGCGCTGGCCGCGCCCGAGCGGCGTGGCCGGGCGATGGCAGTGGTGCTCGGCGGCCTCTCGGCGGCGACCGTGGCCGGGGTGCCGTTCGGCACCTGGCTCGCCGCCGACCTGCAGTGGCGGGCCACCTTCTGGCTGCTCGCCGCCATCGGCGCTGCCTGCGCGGTGGCGGTGCTCGTCGGCCTGCCGAGGCTGGCGCTGCCGCCCGGTCCGTCGCTTGCCGCCCGGCTCGCCCCGGCCCGCGACAGCCGGGTCGGGTTGGCGGTGCTCACCACCGCGCTGTTCATGACCGGCGGCTACCTCGCCCTGACGTACGTCGGGGCGCTGCTCGCGCCGGCCACCGACGGCGACGGAACCATGCTCGCGGTGCTGCTGCTGGTCTTCGGTGTGCCGGCGGTCGCCGGCACCGTGCTCGGCGGGCGGGCCACCGACCGCTGGGGCGGCCTGCCGGTGCTCGTGGTCTCGATCACCGGACTCGCCCTGGTGCTTGTCACGCTGCCGCTGACCCGGCAGGCGCTGCTGCCTGCCGCGCTGGCCATGGCGGCCTGGGGTGTCACCGCGATGGCCACGCAGCCGGCCCAGCAGCACCGGCTCTTCAGCGTCGCGCCGACCTCCGGCCCACTGCTGCTGTCCCTCAACTCCTCGGCCACGTTCGTGGGCATCGCCCTCGGTGGTTTCCTCGGCAACCGGCTGCTGCGCCACGGCGGCGCGGACGCCCTCGACCTGCTCGGGCCGGTCGGCGCCGCACTCTGCGTGCTGGCGGTGGGCACCACGCTGCTCGGCGCGCGGGTCCACGCCGACAGTCGCGACGACAGGCCGCCGACCGCCGGATTGGCCTCACCGGATCACCCCGGATTGGCCACACCCGGTGGTCGTGGCGCTGCGTACGGTCGGACCGACAATCGGACCCGAACCTCACGAGGATCACGATGA